A section of the Citrus sinensis cultivar Valencia sweet orange chromosome 8, DVS_A1.0, whole genome shotgun sequence genome encodes:
- the LOC127899284 gene encoding uncharacterized mitochondrial protein AtMg00820-like: protein MSPALNTCGDSPPSFLNERTEERTRSLQDLNEVTERHDNLTLFCLFVDCEPVDFQETALDEKWRIAMDEEIKVIVKNDTWELTTLPKGHKAIGVKWVYKTKRNANREIERHKARLVAKGYSQKAGIDYDERPAR from the exons ATGTCACCAGCATTAAACACATGTGGAGATTCACCACcatcttttttaaatgaaagaacTGAAGAACGTACAAGGAGTCTTCAagatctcaatgaggtaacTGAGAGACATGATAATCTCACTCTCTTTTGCCTCTTTGTTGATTGTGAGCCAGTCGACTTCCAAGAAACTGCACTAGATGAGAAGTGGAGAATTGCAATGGATGAGGAAATCAAAGTcattgtgaagaatgataCTTGGGAGCTTACTACTCTTCCTAAAGGTCACAAGGCGATTGGTGTCAAATgggtgtacaaaacaaaaagaaatgcgAATAGAGAAATTGAAAGGCACAAGGCGAGGCTAGTTGCAAAAGGCTATAGTCAAAAGGCTGGCATAGACTACGATGAG agacctgcaagatga